In a single window of the Octopus sinensis linkage group LG1, ASM634580v1, whole genome shotgun sequence genome:
- the LOC115211302 gene encoding breast cancer anti-estrogen resistance protein 3 homolog isoform X4, giving the protein MVGKHLDIHSWLEILSLQEYLPVFKEYACVEDLLSLNEADLRDLGVKDCIHRTKIVSSLCYLRDNYKNLPDKRNSWSQLSNAPPPPPSYFSPTIYDNNQNATNEKLQLDLHLELQGDPGNLRSYSWYHGQISRLAAEQLVVVNGDYLVRDSVSQPGDFVLSCGWHGVPMHFIVNSKVLIDGYAEPKIIYLLEDDEFNSIPSLIDYYVKNSKPVTKASNVILKKAIARKLPLSSYDMKYGSPMNKNSGFYSSTPNISPKPSPFVTPNTTPPGSPTGMKDHLHKRTGSQPVLCLEQSNCEAPFSPTHLGRSDSVPSIGYSSSLSPIATPTMPSPPIHHTRCGSEPILSPQPVNPTFLTLPDNSLNPASSESSLFKSPPPKPSRVASIKTKQRPTIEIRNAALYDDEMDYSELDQVVATPSWVKADKKLEFTYHQNLKNVSSGQGTSTNKNGKSHLKNKFPSKSKFPSGKDSINEEYTEQIFDVNYMKAREITIPEEKGFHKSYNLQNYCGALIPDENKPLDVHVFFKVYDILMDNPRRIAQHLTKIDVEFIRVLGEDDLGVGVLSGLELITLPQGSVLRQDILERCYTLQLFVATTILIWNKIVMRAQVLSKWIQVATELKNTLGNLFGFVNVMEGIGFKQVKRLRDTWLILRQDHTGSAMIYDKKLRGVHQTLTEGSFLLPLQNVSIPNILPVVSLMERTLETMMDMMPWETNNSTFDLESFFVHLDTARLISSQIALYKMSSQSLTGELREAPELQEVLRTEFQVRLLWGKKGSVTNPQERYEIFDKILTAMSNQREEPGNDGTAV; this is encoded by the exons aTAAAAGAAATTCTTGGAGTCAGCTGTCCAatgcaccaccacctccacc GTCTTACTTCTCACCGACTATTTATGACAACAACCAGAATGCAACAAATGAGAAACTACAGCTTGATCTACATCTAGAGTTACAAGGGGACCCAGGAAATTTACGATCTTATTCTTGGTATCATGGTCAGATCAGTCGACTTGCTGCCGAACAGTTAGTGGTTGTCAATGGTGACTACCTTGTCCGAGACAGTGTATCGCAGCCAGGAGACTTTGTACTCTCTTGTGGTTGGCATGGAGTCCCCATGCACTTTATCGTAAATTCTAAAGTTTTAATAGATGGATATGCCGAacctaaaataatttatttgctgGAAGATGATGAGTTCAATTCCATCCCTAGTCTCATTGATTATTATGTAAAAAATTCTAAACCTGTAACCAAGGCATCAAATGTAATTCTGAAAAAAGCTATAGCTCGGAAATTACCTCTTAGTTCGTATGATATGAAGTATGGCTCGCCAATGAATAAGAATTCTGGATTTTATTCAAGTACACCAAATATTAGCCCCAAACCTAGCCCTTTTGTGACCCCAAATACAACTCCACCTGGCAGTCCAACTGGAATGAAAGACCATCTTCACAAAAGAACTGGGAGTCAACCTGTACTCTGTTTAGAACAATCCAATTGTGAAGCTCCATTTTCCCCAACTCACTTGGGTCGCTCTGACAGTGTTCCCTCGATTGGCTACAGCTCATCTTTATCACCAATAGCAACCCCTACAATGCCATCCCCTCCAATTCATCACACTCGATGTGGTAGTGAACCGATCTTGTCACCACAACCAGTAAATCCAACATTCCTCACACTGCCAGATAATTCCCTAAATCCAGCTTCATCAGAGAGCAGTTTGTTTAAATCTCCACCCCCTAAACCCAGCAGGGTAGCTTCAATCAAAACAAAGCAACGACCTACAATTGAAATCCGAAATGCTGCATTATATGATGATGAAATGGATTATAGTGAACTTGATCAGGTTGTTGCAACACCTAGTTGGGTCAAAGCTGATAAAAAGTTGGAATTTACCTATCACCAAAACCTGAAAAATGTTTCTTCAGGTCAAGGAACAAGTACTAACAAAAATGGTAAATCccacttaaaaaacaaatttcctAGTAAATCCAAATTTCCATCCGGTAAAGATTCTATAAATGAAGAATACACTGAGCAAATTTTCGATGTTAATTACATGAAAGCAAGAGAAATCACCATTCCAGAGGAAAAAGGCTTCCATAAAAGTTATAATTTGCAAAATTACTGTGGGGCATTGATACCTGATGAAAACAAACCTTTAGATGTTCATGTATTTTTCAAAGTCTATGATATATTAATGGACAATCCACGACGAATTGCTCAACATCTTACAAAAATTGATGTGGAGTTTATCCGTGTTCTTGGAGAGGATGATCTTGGAGTTGGAGTTCTGTCTGGTTTGGAACTGATTACATTACCACAAGGTTCAGTCCTACGGCAGGATATCTTGGAaag ATGTTACACCTTGCAGTTGTTTGTAGCCACAACAATCCTCATCTGGAACAAAATTGTAATGAGAGCACAAGTGTTGAGTAAATGGATTCAGGTTGCTACAGAACTTAAAAATACTCTTGGAAATTTATTTGGCTTTGTGAACGTCATGGAAGGAATTGGTTTCAAACAG GTAAAACGTCTCCGTGATACTTGGTTGATTCTACGACAAGATCACACAGGCAGTGCAATGATTTATGATAAGAAGTTACGAGGTGTTCATCAGACCCTAACGGAAGGATCGTTTTTGCTACCCCTTCAGAATGTCAGCATTCCAAACATCTTACCTGTTGTTAGCTTGATGGAAAGAACCCTAGAAACCATGATGGATATGATGCCTTGGGAAACAAACAATTCTACTTTTGACTTGGAGAGCTTTTTCGTACACCTTGACACAGCAAGGTTAATCTCTTCACAGATAGCTCTTTATAAAATGTCTAGCCAATCACTAACTGGTGAACTTCGAGAAGCACCAGAACTTCAGGAAGTTCTCAGGACTGAATTCCAAGTACGATTGCTATGGGGGAAGAAGGGTTCTGTTACAAATCCACAGGAGCGCTATGAGATATTTGACAAAATTCTAACTGCAATGTCCAACCAGCGTGAAGAACCTGGCAATGATGGCACTGCTGTTTAA